The DNA region GCCTCGCGCGCGTACGGGCAGGGGGTGATCCAGGAGCGTCACCGCCACCGCTACGAAGTCAACAATGACTACCTGCACACCCTGGAGAAAGGCGGTCTCAAGATCTCGGGCATCTGGGCGGAGAAGCAGCTCGTGGAGATCATCGAGCTGCCCGATCATCCGTGGTTCGTGGCCGGCCAGTTCCACCCGGAGTTCCTCTCCAAGCCGTGGGCGCCGCATCCGCTCTTCGCCGCCTTCATCCGCGCGGCCCTGGATCACCAGGCCATGACCCATCAGGCCAGGACATGACGGCGGCGTCTACGGACACGCGCCCGGTCACGGTGGCCGGGGTGACCATCGGCGGCGGGGCGCCCCTCGTCCTCATCGGCGGCCCCTGCGCCATCGAGGACGAGCGGCACGCCCTCATGATGGCCGAGCGACTTCAGCGCATGACGGGGGCGGCCCGCGTGCCCTTCATCTACAAATCGTCCTACGACAAGGCCAATCGATCGTCGGTCCACTCGTACCGGGGACCCGGGCTCAAGGAGGGGCTGCGCATCCTGGCTCGGGTCAAGGAGACGAGCGGCCTGCCCGTCCTTTCCGACGTGCATGATGTCTCCGAGGTCGGACCGGCCGCCGAGGTGCTCGATGTGCTCCAGGTCCCGGCATTCCTGTGCCGGCAGACGGATCTGCTCCTGGCCTGCGGCGCCACGCGCAAGCCCGTCAACGTGAAGAAGGGGCAGTTCCTGGCCCCGCGAGACATGGGCAATGTGGTCGACAAGATCCGCTCCACGGGCAATGAGGCGATCCTGCTCACCGAGCGCGGGACGTCCTTCGGTTACAACAATCTCGTGGTGGACTTCCGCGGGCTGCCCATCATGCGGGCCTTCGGCTATCCGGTGATCTTCGACGCCACTCATGCCGTCCAGCTGCCGGGAGGGGCAGGGGACCGCTCGGGCGGGGAGCGGCAGTACGTGCAGGCCCTGGCCCGGGCCGCCATCGCGGTGGGGGTGGACGCGCTCTTCATGGAGATTCACGAGGATCCCGACCGCACCTTGCCCGATGGGCGGCCATTGTCGGACGGGCCGAACATGCTGCGCCTCGACGACCTGCCGCGGCTCCTCGACGAGCTCGCGGCCATCAGCCATGGACTCGGGAAGGGAGGCCCGTGATCGATCGGGTTCGGCTCCTGGCCATGGCCGATCGGGTGCTGCGGCTCGAGGCGGAGAGCGTGGCCTCCCTGCGCGAGCGGCTCGACGAGCGATTCGTGCGGGCCGTGGAGCTGATGCACGGCTGCCGGGGCCGCGTGATCGTCACGGGCATCGGCAAGAGCGGCATCATCGGGCGCAAGATCGCCGCCACTCTCGCGAGCACGGGGACGCCCGCGTATTTCCTGCATCCCGCCGAGGGTGTCCACGGCGATATCGGGATGATGGCCAGGGAAGACATGGTCCTGGCCCTCTCCAACTCGGGTGAGACCGACGAGGTGCTCGCCGTGCTCTCCGCCATCAAGCGCCTGGGTGTCCCTCTCGTCGTGCTCACGGGCAGCGTGAGCTCGAC from Candidatus Methylomirabilota bacterium includes:
- the kdsA gene encoding 3-deoxy-8-phosphooctulonate synthase, whose amino-acid sequence is MTAASTDTRPVTVAGVTIGGGAPLVLIGGPCAIEDERHALMMAERLQRMTGAARVPFIYKSSYDKANRSSVHSYRGPGLKEGLRILARVKETSGLPVLSDVHDVSEVGPAAEVLDVLQVPAFLCRQTDLLLACGATRKPVNVKKGQFLAPRDMGNVVDKIRSTGNEAILLTERGTSFGYNNLVVDFRGLPIMRAFGYPVIFDATHAVQLPGGAGDRSGGERQYVQALARAAIAVGVDALFMEIHEDPDRTLPDGRPLSDGPNMLRLDDLPRLLDELAAISHGLGKGGP